One Natronomonas gomsonensis genomic window, TCCAGTCGGACGCCGTGGTCGAGCACACCATTGGCCCCGATTCGGGCCGACCGGACGGTGCCGCCGTCGGTGTCGAGGAGTGCCGAGACACCAACCACCGCATACCCCGACGACGGGGATGCCTTCTTTGCGTAGGCGCCGACCGAATCGGCCGCCGACGGCACCTCGATGCGGACGAGCAACTCGTCGGGGTCCAGCGCCGTCGCGTACATCCCGAAGAAGAACTCGTCGACCGGAATCTTCCGCTCGCCGTTCGGTCCGGCAGCGACGAGCGTGGCGTCGGAGGCGAGCGCCGCCCCCGGCAGGTCCGACGCAGGGTCGGCGTGAGCGAGGTTCCCGCCGACGGTGCCGCGGTTGCGAACCTGCGTGTCGCCGACGTGGGAAACCGCCTCGGTCAACGCGGGGGCGTGTTCGTGGGCGGCATCGGCGTCGAGTAGGTCGCTGTACCGGGTCATCGCACCGATAGACAGCGTCTCTCCCTCGACGCTGACGCCGTGCATCGGATCGATCTCGCCGATGTCGATGAGTACGTCCGGACTGGAGAGGCCGCTTTTCATCGCCGGCAGCAGGCTGTGGCCGCCGGCGAGCAGTTCGGTCTCGGCCATCGCGTGTTCCTCGAGGAGTTCGAGCGCCTCCTCGACCGTCGAGGCCTCGTAGTAGTCGAGGTCGTCCGGGAACATCACGCATCACCTCCGTGGTCCGCGGTCCCGCCATCCGCGGCCGTGCTCTCCTCGACGGCTTCCCAGACGCGTTCGGCCGTCATGGGCATCTCGACGCCGTCGACGCCGAACGGTTCCAGCGCGTCGGCAACCGCGTTGACGACGGCCTGAGGTGCGGCGATGGTTCCCGCTTCGCCGACACCCTTCACGCCGAGTGGATTGTGGGGACTCGGCGTTACCGTCGAATCGGTCTCCATGTCGGGGATGTGTTCGGCCTTCGGCACGGTGTAGTCCTGCATCGACCCGGTCACGAGCGTGCCGTTGTCGTCGTATTCCGCCCCCTCGTACAGCGCTTGCCCGATGCCTTGGGCGACGCCGCCGTGGACCTGTCCCTCGACGATCTTCGGGTTGATCTGGTTGCCGACGTCGTCGACGGCGACGTACTTCTCGAACTCGATCTCGCCCGACTCGGGGTCGACCTCGACGATCGCGACGTGCGTCCCGAACGGGAACACGAAGTTATCGGGGTCGTAGAACGAGGTTGCCTCCAGCCCCGGCTCCATGTCGTCGGGGATGTCGTGGGCGAGATACGCCTGTTGGGAGGCCTCCTGGATACCGATAGCGCGGTCCGGCGCGCCCGCGACGTGGAACTCGCCGTCCTCAAAGGCGATGTCGTCGGGGTCGGCTTCGAGTTGGTGGGCCGCTATCTTCTTGGCCTTCTCGACGACCTTCTCGGAGCTCTTGACGAGGGAACTCCCGCCGACCGCCGCCGAGCGGGAGCCGTAGGTGCCCATTCCCTGTGGAATCTCGTCGGTGTCGCCCTCGACGACCTCGACGTCGTCGTAGGGGACGCCGAGTTCGTTGGCGACGATCTGTGCGTACGTCGTCGCGTGGCCCTGTCCGTGGCCCGAGGTCCCACAGAAGGCGGTCACGGTGCCGGAGGGGTGGACGCGGACGAGACTCGACTCCCAGAGGCCGGCTTGAGCGCCGAGTTGGCCGGCGAGTTCCGAGGGCGCGAGCCCGCAGGCCTCGATGTAACACGAGAAGCCGATACCGAGGTACTTCCCCTTCGCGCGGGCCTGTTCTTGGCGCTCGCGGAACGACTCGTAGTCGACCAACTCGAGGGCTTTGTCCAGCGGTTTCTCGTAGTCGCCGCTGTCGTAGACGACGGCGACCTGAGTCTCGTAGGGGAAGGCGTCGTCCGGGACGAAGTTACGTCTGCGGAACTCCGCTGGGTCCATCCCCATCTCCTTGGCCCCCAAGTGGACGAGTCGCTCGACGAGGAACGACGCCTCGGGACGGCCCGCACCGCGGTAGGCGTCGACCGGCGGTACGTTCGTGTACGCGCCCGTGACATGGCCGTAGATGGCCGGGATGTCGTACTGTCCCGACAGCAGCGTCCCATAGAGGTACGTCGGCACCGCGGGAGCGAACGTCGAGAGGTACGCCCCGAGGTTCGCCTCGGTGTCGACGCGCAGGCCGACGATGGTGCCGTCGTCGTCCATCGCCAGTTCCGCGGTGGTTTCGTGGCCCCGTCCCGGCGCGTCGGTGAGGTACGTCTCCGAGCGCGTGGCGGTCCACTTGACCGGGCGTTCGAGCAGCTTCGAACACCACGCGACGAGCGCCTCGTCCGCGTAGTGGTGGATCTTCGAGCCGAAGCCGCCGCCCACGTCGGGAGCCTTGATTCGGAGTTTGTGCTCCGGATGTCCGATGACACCCGCCATGAGCAGCCGGTGGAGGTGGGGGTTCTGGCTGGTCATGAACACGTCCAACTCCTCGGAGCCGGGGTTGTAGGTGGCGACGGCCGCCCGCGGTTCCATCGCGTTCGGGATCAACAGCTGATTGGACAGCTCTGTACGCACGGTGTGACTCGCCGACTCGAAGGCCTCGGCCGTCTTCTCCTCGTCGCCGATCTCCCAGTCGAGGGCGACGTTCCCCTCGGCATCGTCGCCGTGCAGCGAGGGGGCGTCCTCGCCCAGCGCCTCACTCGGGTTCGTCGTCGCGTCGAGTCGCTCGTAGTCGACCTCGACCGCACCGGCGGCGTCGTGTGCCTGATAGCGGTTCTCCGCGACGACGACCGCGATGCCGTCGCCCTGATACCGCACCTTGTCCTTCGCGAGGACGGGGTGAGAGACGTTGTTGAGACTCGGCAGCAGCCAGCCGACCGGGAGTTCGAACGACCCACCGCCCGGTGTGTCCTCCCGATGGAGGTCGTCGTGGGTGTAGACGCCGATGACGCCCGGCATCTCCTCGGCGTCGCTCGTGTCGACGCCGTCGATTTGCGCGTGGCCGTAGCGACTCCGGACGACGGCGAGGTGTGCCGTGTTCGGGAGTTGGATGTCGTCGGTGTACTCGGCGTTGCCCGTGAGGAGTGCGGGGTCCTCCCGGCGCTCGATGGCCGAGCCGAGGATGTCGGCCGCGGAAACCTCGTCGGGATCTATCGACTCGATGCTCATTCGGCGTCACCTCCGTCTTCGATCTCCCCGCCATCGGCGACCGCGCCGCCCGACATCTCCTCGGCGGCGTGTTCGACGGCGTTGACGATGTTCTGATACCCCGTACATCGACAGAGGTTCCCCTCTAACCCTTCTCGAATCTCCTCGCGGGTCGGGTTCGGGTTGTCCTCCAGAAGGTCGTTGGCGGTCAGCATCATGCCGGGCGTACAGTAGCCACACTGGAGACCGTGCTCCTCCTGGAACCCCTCTTGGATGGGGTGGAACTCGCCGTCCTCGCCCAACCCTTCGACCGTCTCGATGTCCGCGCCGTCGGCCTGTACCGCCAGTGCCGTACAGGACTTCACGGCGTCCCCATCCAGACGGACCGTACAGGCCCCACAGAGGCTGGATTCACAGCCGATGTTCGTTCCCGTATAGCCCAACTCGTCACGCAGGGCGTGGACGAGTAGGGTTCGAGCCTCGACCGTGAGGTCGTGCTCCGTGCCGTTCACCGTCAGTGTGATGTCGTGTGTTGTCATTTTGAATCGGATGTGTTCGACCCCGACCGACCGAGCAGTCGGTCGACGATCCCGGTGTCTTCCGTTTCTTCTCCCGCCGGTTTCCCGTCCATCTCCGCGAGCGTCAGTTCGTGCAGCGTGGTCTGTACCGACGAGAAGAACCGCTTGACCAGTCGGTTCGCGACGGGGTTGATGACCCGCTGGCCGACGCCCGCGACCTTGCCGAAGACGTCCGCCTCGGTCTCCCACTGCACCTCGACGCCGCCGTCCGTCTCGGTGAGCTCCATCCCCGAGGACATCTCGAAGGAGCTGTCCCCGGAGTTACCCTCACCCTCGGCGCGCATCCGTGGTTGGTCCCGCTCTACGATGGTGACCACCGTCTCGAAGGTCGGGTTCACCGGACCGACGCTGACCTGCATCAACGCGGCGTACTGTTGGCCCTCTCGGAACGCCCGCTCCGCGATGGTTTCGGGGTCCCCCGAGAGCTCCTGATCCCGCGTCTCCGCCTCTTCGCCGAGTTCGTCGAAATCGACGTCGCCGTCGACCGCCAGCAGGTACTGACAACCCGGCAGCGAGTCGGCGATCAAGACGGGGTCCGAGAGTGCCAGCCACACTTCCTCGACCGTCGTGTCCTCGAGTTCGAACGTCCCACTGAATTCCATAAGTTCGTGCCCCTCGTGTTAGTGTATCCCACACTACATGCTACCAAACGACTACGTGAACAAAAACATTTGCAATAATCGCCTAAATCAGAAATAAGTAATGGGAAATAGTTATTTCAGATGTCGGTGAAACCGGATTCGGAACACGGGCGACCGAAAGCATAAGCCGATTCTCCGGCGTGATACGGTATGGCATCCGACGACACTGTGGCCCGTGTGACGGCGAGTGCACGCCTCCGCGACCGACACGATATTCGGGCCACAGAAGCCGTTTCGGTGGAGCGAAGCGCCATCGCCGGACGAACGGTCGCGTCGGCCGTCACCGCACCCGCCGACGTACCGCCAGCGGACTTCGCGACGATGGACGGGTTCGCCTTCCGGAGCGGCGACGACTACCCCCTAGACATCGTCGACAGCGTTGCCCCGGCCGACGACGCACCGGCGATAGAGGGGGGCGAGGCCGTTCGCATCGCGACGGGCGCGCCGCTGCCGGGCCGTGCCGACGCCGTCCTCCCTCGGGAGGACGCGACGGTAACCGAGGGTCGCCTCTCGGGGCCATCCCTGGAGTCGGGGGCGAACCGGTTTCTGGCCGGCGCTACGGCGACTGCGGGCGAGGAACTCTTCGCTCCCGGGGCGCGACTCGCACCACGGCACGCCGCCCTCCTCGCGGATGTCGGTGTCGAGCGCGTGACGGTGTTTCGCCCCCTCTCGGTGGGGGTGCTCGCGACGGGAACGGAGATACACACCGGCGAACAGCCGGATAGGGACTCCGAGATGTTGATGAACCTCGTCCGACAGTGGGGCCACGACCCGACCCGTCTGGAATCGGTCCCCGACGACCTCGAGCGGGTGCGAACCGCCATCGAGGCGGCCGCCGCCGACCACGACGCCGTGTTCACGTCCGGCGGCACGAGCGTCGGCGCCGGCGATTACGTCGGTCGGACGCTCGCCGACCACGACCCGCTGTTTTCGGGTGTCGAACTCCGCCCCGGGCGGCCGCTGACCGTCGCGGTGGTCGAAGACACGCTCGTCTGTGCGTTTCCCGGCAAACCGCTGGCGGCTCACACTGCCGCGACGCTCGTGGTCCGGCCGGCGTTCACCGGCAGCGGTGGCCCGCTCCCGACGGTTCGGGCCGACCCGACTCGGCGGGTCGAACTTCCCGATGCCCCGTTCGAATACGCGATTCCAGTGACGCTCGAAGACGGGCGAGCGAAGCCGCTCGGCGGGCCCGCTTCGCCGAAGGCAGTGTACGGGGTACGGTTCGCCCCCGGTCGGGTCGCCTCGAGCACGCGGCTGACGCTGGCCGACGGCGTCGCGGTCACGACCGATCCGCTCGTTCCCGGCCGTCCGGTCGACGTGGTGCCACACGAGGTGGTCGAATGACCGACGGGGTACCGGTCGTCGACCCGCCGGCGGGAACCGACGCCGACCCCTCCGGCGTCGTCGGCGTCGTACTCGCGGCCGGCACGAGTTCCCGGTTCGGAGACGCGAACAAACTCCTCGCGACCGTCGAGGGCGTCCCGCTCGTCCGGCGTGCCGCGCGGACCCTCCTCGACGCCGGGATGGACGTGGTCGTCGTTCTCGGCCACGACGCCCCCGCGGTTCGGGAGGCCCTCGATGGCTTGGACGTCTCGTTTGCGACGAACGAGGACTACGAGGCCGGCCAGTCGACCTCAGTCGTTCGTGGCGTCGAGGCCGCGACTGCCTGCGATGCCGACGCCGTCCTCTTCCTCCCGGGTGATATGCCGTTCGTCTCCCCGGGGACGGTCGAGGCGTTGCTCGCGGCCTACCGGGCCGGCGCGGGGGAGGCCCTCGCCGCCGCCTCCGACGGGACTCGGGGGAATCCGGTGTTGTTCGACCGGGCGTGCTTCGATGCCCTGAGAGCCATCGAGGGCGATGTCGGGGGACGGTCGGTGCTACTCAACTACGACGACGCGGCGCTCGTCGCCGTCGATGACCCGGGGGTTCGGACGGACATCGATACGCGCGACGCCCTCGACGCTCATCGATGAGCGGTGTGTGCCCGAGCGAGCGGTCGGTCAGAACCCCGGTTCGATCGTGCCGACCGATCACTACACAGGCTGATGGACACGTACCCGGTGTGCCGGAGATACGATGTCCCACCGTCCAGCCCCGCCGGTGGTGGTGTACTCCTACACAACATTGAAATACCGAAACGTGACCACCGCCGGTATGCCGACGACGACGATCATCGGTGACTGCAACGTCTACGTCGATGGATCACGAGAGAGTCACCAGCGCGGACGCATGCTAACTGTCGTCAAGCCCGACGACACCGTCCTCGTCCACGACGCCGACGGCTACCAGCCCATCGCGTGGCTCACCCGCCCCGCGGATCTCTCGCTGACCAGGGAGCCGTTGTGGCTGGTCGCCACCGACGGTCAGGAGACGCTTCGCATCGAGGCTGCCGGCGAGGTGGCCGTGACCGAACACGAGGTGAGCGAAGCCGGTACGCCGGTCGGTACGTGTCGCTGCGGCGGCCAACTGATTCGTTCCGGTGGGGCCGTTCTCTGCCTCGACTGTGCCGAGCGTTACTCGCTTCCCTCGGGCGCGTCGACGCTCGATTCGGCCTGCGACTGCGGACTCCCCTTGTTTCGAGTCCAACGCGGCGCCGACTTCGAGTTGTGTCTGGACTACGAGTGTGGGTCGCTGCTCGACGCCGTGGTCGAGCGCTTCGACCGGGAGTGGACCTGCCCGAACTGCGATGGTGACCTCCGTGTTCTCAGACGTGGCGGACTCATCGCCGGCTGTGAGAACTACCCCGACTGCGACACCGGGTTCTCGATACCCGACGGAACGGTCGCCGGAAGGTGTGACTGCGGACTTCCACGGTTCGAGACGGCCGGCGGAGAGCGGTGTCTCGACTCCGGATGCGGCGCTCCGCCCTGATACTCGAATCGCCCGGGCGACCGTAGCGGCTATACGCCCACACCCGCCAACCCTCACACGATGGAAGGACACCTCACCGACGGCGTCGTCGAAGTCGGCGCCAACGGCCGCGAGCGCTACTACGACTCTCGCGGCTACGGCCGCCCCCGGGGAGAGGGAGTGGCTCTCTCCCGCGTCGAGGCTGCCCACCTCCTCTATCGCGGGGACCTCGATTCGGTCGACGGCGAGGCCTTCGCCGGCTTCCTCACCGAACACGACGACATCGTCGTCGACTTCCTCGTCTACCGGGACCTTCGGGACCGGGGGTTCTATCTCTCGGTCGCCCGCGAGGAGTGGGTCGACGCCGACGAGGCGGTGGACTTCGTCGTTCACCCACGCGGGGACGGGCCGTGGGACGGCTCTGTCGAACACCGGGTTCGCGTCGTCGGCGAGCGGGCGTCCGTCGAACTCACGGCGCTCGGCGATGTCGTCTTGGCGGTCGTCGACGAGGAAAGCGAAATCACGTATCTCGAAACCGACGCTCCCGATGTCACGGGCTCCAGCGACCTCGCTCTCGACGACACTGTCGAGGGGGTCCTACTCGATGACCGAGTGCTCTGTTGGGACCCACCCGAACCGCTCTACGAGCACGGCTTCTACGGCCAGCGGATGGGTCGCGACGACGACACGCTCCAGTTGTCGCTTCTGGAGGCCGCCCATCTGGTCGAGACGGACGTTCTCTCGATTGCTGGCGGCACCGAGGCGGTCACCGAGCGCGGCCGGGCCGTCGAAGGCGAGCGGTTCGACCGTCGTCTGACGGTGTATCGGGAACTCCGACGGCGGGGCGTCGTCCCGAAAACCGGCTTCAAGTTCGGTGCGGATTTCCGAACCTACGCCGACGTGGAGTCGGTTGATGACCTCGGTCACTCTGAGTTGCTCGTTCGCGTGTTACCGGCGGATACCGAACTGTCGCCGCGGGATTTAGCGCTCGACGTTCGGTTGGCTCACGGCGTCCGGAAACGGATGGTGTTCGCGCTCGTCAAAGACGGAACGGTGACGTGGCGGTCGGCCGCACGGCTGACGCCCTGAGGCTCAGACGAGGACGTGGACGTACCGCGTCAACGACCGGTGGACGCGGCGGTCGAACCGCGATTCGACGGTCCAGTCGGCGGCTTCGGCGGCGTCGTCCCACGGACGGTCACCGACGACGACGGCGCGGTCGGCGACCCGGCGGACTTCCTTGAGGGCGTCGCCGACGAGCGATTCCAGTGAGACGCCCTCGATTTTCGACTGGCGACCGTAAGGAGCGTCGAAGACGGCGCCGTCGAACCCCCCGTCGGCAAACGGCAGACGCGTCGCATCGCCGCGGACGACGGCGAAGGAGTCGAGGTAGTGAGCGAGGTTCTCCCGTGCGCCCTCGACCATCTTCCGTTGGGCGTCGACACCGACGACGTCTGCGCCGGCGAGGCCGGCCTCGACGAGGATGCCGCCGGTGCCGCACATCGGGTCGAGCAAGCGGGCATCGGGACCGGCGCCGGCGATGTTGGCGAGCGCGCGGGCGTCCATCGGGTCCATGCTCCCCGGTTGGAAGAACGGCTTGTCGGTCGGCTGTCGGGCCGTGAAATCCCGGGGTGTCTCGGTTTCGAGCCACCCGAGGGCGGCCGTCTCGGAGAACAACGCGACGAGCGTATGGTCGGGGTCGTCGAGGTCGACCTCGAATCCACGGTCGACGAGTACGGACCCGAGGCGTCGTTCGACGGCCTGGGTGTCGACGCCGGTCAGGCCGCGTACGTCGCGGGCGCGAACGGCGACGGTGCCGGTTCGGTCGGTGCTCGCGGCGTCGAGCAGGGCGACGGCGTCGTCGACGGTGGGGTCACACGTACCGAGGAGTCGACACATTCGTCTGGTGTAGGCCAGCGTTTCGGGTCGAACGCCGCCCCGTGCGGTAGCGAGACCGGGAGCCAGCAGTTCTACTGCCGAACAGCGGCTTTCGGCCTCCCGAACCGCGAAGCCGTCGTCGTCGCCGGCCAACTCCAGGAGGTACACGTCTGCAGGTGGCTACCGACGGAAAATAAACGGCCCGGTCGGGTGTCGCTCG contains:
- a CDS encoding FAD binding domain-containing protein; the protein is MFPDDLDYYEASTVEEALELLEEHAMAETELLAGGHSLLPAMKSGLSSPDVLIDIGEIDPMHGVSVEGETLSIGAMTRYSDLLDADAAHEHAPALTEAVSHVGDTQVRNRGTVGGNLAHADPASDLPGAALASDATLVAAGPNGERKIPVDEFFFGMYATALDPDELLVRIEVPSAADSVGAYAKKASPSSGYAVVGVSALLDTDGGTVRSARIGANGVLDHGVRLEGVEDELDGVTLDDERIEAAAARASEGLDTDLLMDDLQASAEFREHLLEVYTKRALEKTSERVGTLAAAD
- a CDS encoding xanthine dehydrogenase family protein molybdopterin-binding subunit, whose amino-acid sequence is MSIESIDPDEVSAADILGSAIERREDPALLTGNAEYTDDIQLPNTAHLAVVRSRYGHAQIDGVDTSDAEEMPGVIGVYTHDDLHREDTPGGGSFELPVGWLLPSLNNVSHPVLAKDKVRYQGDGIAVVVAENRYQAHDAAGAVEVDYERLDATTNPSEALGEDAPSLHGDDAEGNVALDWEIGDEEKTAEAFESASHTVRTELSNQLLIPNAMEPRAAVATYNPGSEELDVFMTSQNPHLHRLLMAGVIGHPEHKLRIKAPDVGGGFGSKIHHYADEALVAWCSKLLERPVKWTATRSETYLTDAPGRGHETTAELAMDDDGTIVGLRVDTEANLGAYLSTFAPAVPTYLYGTLLSGQYDIPAIYGHVTGAYTNVPPVDAYRGAGRPEASFLVERLVHLGAKEMGMDPAEFRRRNFVPDDAFPYETQVAVVYDSGDYEKPLDKALELVDYESFRERQEQARAKGKYLGIGFSCYIEACGLAPSELAGQLGAQAGLWESSLVRVHPSGTVTAFCGTSGHGQGHATTYAQIVANELGVPYDDVEVVEGDTDEIPQGMGTYGSRSAAVGGSSLVKSSEKVVEKAKKIAAHQLEADPDDIAFEDGEFHVAGAPDRAIGIQEASQQAYLAHDIPDDMEPGLEATSFYDPDNFVFPFGTHVAIVEVDPESGEIEFEKYVAVDDVGNQINPKIVEGQVHGGVAQGIGQALYEGAEYDDNGTLVTGSMQDYTVPKAEHIPDMETDSTVTPSPHNPLGVKGVGEAGTIAAPQAVVNAVADALEPFGVDGVEMPMTAERVWEAVEESTAADGGTADHGGDA
- a CDS encoding (2Fe-2S)-binding protein is translated as MTTHDITLTVNGTEHDLTVEARTLLVHALRDELGYTGTNIGCESSLCGACTVRLDGDAVKSCTALAVQADGADIETVEGLGEDGEFHPIQEGFQEEHGLQCGYCTPGMMLTANDLLEDNPNPTREEIREGLEGNLCRCTGYQNIVNAVEHAAEEMSGGAVADGGEIEDGGDAE
- a CDS encoding CoxG family protein produces the protein MEFSGTFELEDTTVEEVWLALSDPVLIADSLPGCQYLLAVDGDVDFDELGEEAETRDQELSGDPETIAERAFREGQQYAALMQVSVGPVNPTFETVVTIVERDQPRMRAEGEGNSGDSSFEMSSGMELTETDGGVEVQWETEADVFGKVAGVGQRVINPVANRLVKRFFSSVQTTLHELTLAEMDGKPAGEETEDTGIVDRLLGRSGSNTSDSK
- a CDS encoding molybdopterin molybdotransferase MoeA; amino-acid sequence: MASDDTVARVTASARLRDRHDIRATEAVSVERSAIAGRTVASAVTAPADVPPADFATMDGFAFRSGDDYPLDIVDSVAPADDAPAIEGGEAVRIATGAPLPGRADAVLPREDATVTEGRLSGPSLESGANRFLAGATATAGEELFAPGARLAPRHAALLADVGVERVTVFRPLSVGVLATGTEIHTGEQPDRDSEMLMNLVRQWGHDPTRLESVPDDLERVRTAIEAAAADHDAVFTSGGTSVGAGDYVGRTLADHDPLFSGVELRPGRPLTVAVVEDTLVCAFPGKPLAAHTAATLVVRPAFTGSGGPLPTVRADPTRRVELPDAPFEYAIPVTLEDGRAKPLGGPASPKAVYGVRFAPGRVASSTRLTLADGVAVTTDPLVPGRPVDVVPHEVVE
- a CDS encoding nucleotidyltransferase family protein produces the protein MTDGVPVVDPPAGTDADPSGVVGVVLAAGTSSRFGDANKLLATVEGVPLVRRAARTLLDAGMDVVVVLGHDAPAVREALDGLDVSFATNEDYEAGQSTSVVRGVEAATACDADAVLFLPGDMPFVSPGTVEALLAAYRAGAGEALAAASDGTRGNPVLFDRACFDALRAIEGDVGGRSVLLNYDDAALVAVDDPGVRTDIDTRDALDAHR
- a CDS encoding endonuclease NucS domain-containing protein, with protein sequence MPTTTIIGDCNVYVDGSRESHQRGRMLTVVKPDDTVLVHDADGYQPIAWLTRPADLSLTREPLWLVATDGQETLRIEAAGEVAVTEHEVSEAGTPVGTCRCGGQLIRSGGAVLCLDCAERYSLPSGASTLDSACDCGLPLFRVQRGADFELCLDYECGSLLDAVVERFDREWTCPNCDGDLRVLRRGGLIAGCENYPDCDTGFSIPDGTVAGRCDCGLPRFETAGGERCLDSGCGAPP
- the endA gene encoding tRNA-intron lyase; amino-acid sequence: MEGHLTDGVVEVGANGRERYYDSRGYGRPRGEGVALSRVEAAHLLYRGDLDSVDGEAFAGFLTEHDDIVVDFLVYRDLRDRGFYLSVAREEWVDADEAVDFVVHPRGDGPWDGSVEHRVRVVGERASVELTALGDVVLAVVDEESEITYLETDAPDVTGSSDLALDDTVEGVLLDDRVLCWDPPEPLYEHGFYGQRMGRDDDTLQLSLLEAAHLVETDVLSIAGGTEAVTERGRAVEGERFDRRLTVYRELRRRGVVPKTGFKFGADFRTYADVESVDDLGHSELLVRVLPADTELSPRDLALDVRLAHGVRKRMVFALVKDGTVTWRSAARLTP
- a CDS encoding methyltransferase domain-containing protein, encoding MELAGDDDGFAVREAESRCSAVELLAPGLATARGGVRPETLAYTRRMCRLLGTCDPTVDDAVALLDAASTDRTGTVAVRARDVRGLTGVDTQAVERRLGSVLVDRGFEVDLDDPDHTLVALFSETAALGWLETETPRDFTARQPTDKPFFQPGSMDPMDARALANIAGAGPDARLLDPMCGTGGILVEAGLAGADVVGVDAQRKMVEGARENLAHYLDSFAVVRGDATRLPFADGGFDGAVFDAPYGRQSKIEGVSLESLVGDALKEVRRVADRAVVVGDRPWDDAAEAADWTVESRFDRRVHRSLTRYVHVLV